The uncultured Desulfuromusa sp. genome has a segment encoding these proteins:
- a CDS encoding RHS repeat-associated core domain-containing protein: MNLYANNIGTIPCDPSGTITYDELNRKTGETINYGTFSKNYSYSYDHRGNKSTYTDAEGIQHNYQYQKNDHLSQISFDGQAIDLVYDKTRLQQLNYPNGTSTAYSYNENGWLTGIQTQKDATILLQCDYQFDPVGNIEQQNTQVGATLYSYDPFGRRIKKQVGNVVTLYLYSDEGLIGEYSSSGSWQKSYGWRPNSLWGTNPLYMRDNTGLYYYHNDHLGTPQRLTNATTGEIAWSAGYQAFGKATVDPLSTVENNLRFPGQYYDQETKLHYNWNRTYDPGTGRYTQVDPIGFEGGINLFAYTESNPITFIDSEGLAYFSYRPLGGIGGIGGIFGVVGNRNDDRLNTVVGHEQLFFQDGKNDPNVGFFDNGTVKTEPNPKGYEPSHDSGWNDCVMREAVKRVPKHRYKLLWEHGTNYKYNCQDWADEVRRTYRKLIQDSAIIQRCKPSCSEMNK, from the coding sequence TTGAATCTATACGCAAACAACATCGGGACTATCCCTTGTGATCCCTCCGGCACCATCACATACGACGAACTGAACCGTAAAACCGGCGAAACCATCAACTATGGCACCTTCAGCAAAAACTATAGCTACAGCTACGATCATCGCGGCAACAAAAGCACTTACACCGACGCCGAAGGGATCCAGCACAACTACCAGTACCAAAAGAACGACCACTTAAGCCAAATCAGCTTCGACGGCCAAGCCATTGACCTCGTTTACGATAAAACCCGGCTGCAACAGCTTAACTACCCCAATGGCACCAGCACCGCTTACAGCTACAACGAAAACGGCTGGCTGACCGGCATCCAGACCCAAAAGGACGCCACCATCCTGTTACAGTGCGACTACCAGTTTGACCCCGTCGGCAACATCGAACAACAGAACACCCAAGTCGGCGCCACCCTCTACAGCTACGACCCCTTCGGCCGACGGATCAAAAAGCAGGTCGGCAACGTGGTCACCTTGTACCTCTACAGCGACGAAGGGCTGATTGGCGAATACAGCAGCAGCGGCAGTTGGCAGAAAAGCTATGGTTGGAGACCCAACAGCCTGTGGGGAACCAACCCCCTCTATATGCGCGATAACACAGGACTCTACTATTATCATAACGATCATCTCGGCACCCCACAGCGGCTCACAAATGCTACAACTGGTGAGATCGCCTGGAGTGCCGGATACCAAGCCTTTGGGAAAGCGACCGTCGATCCGCTGTCGACCGTGGAGAATAATCTGCGGTTTCCGGGGCAATACTACGACCAAGAAACCAAACTGCATTATAATTGGAATCGGACTTATGATCCGGGGACGGGACGGTATACGCAGGTTGATCCGATTGGGTTTGAGGGTGGTATTAATCTTTTTGCTTACACTGAAAGCAATCCAATTACCTTTATAGACTCTGAGGGCTTAGCATATTTTTCCTATCGTCCCCTTGGTGGCATTGGTGGCATTGGTGGCATATTTGGAGTAGTGGGCAATCGAAATGATGATCGTTTAAACACTGTGGTAGGCCATGAGCAACTATTCTTCCAAGATGGTAAAAATGACCCCAATGTTGGTTTTTTTGATAATGGAACCGTAAAGACTGAACCTAATCCGAAAGGATATGAACCTTCTCATGACTCTGGTTGGAATGATTGTGTCATGAGGGAAGCGGTAAAACGTGTACCAAAACATAGATATAAGCTTCTTTGGGAGCACGGCACAAACTACAAGTATAATTGTCAAGATTGGGCTGACGAAGTCAGAAGGACGTATCGAAAATTAATACAAGACTCCGCTATTATTCAACGATGCAAACCAAGTTGCAGTGAGATGAACAAATGA